One stretch of Nitrospirota bacterium DNA includes these proteins:
- a CDS encoding extracellular solute-binding protein — protein sequence GQGMEKTQRIANEKRAYTLTDRGTWLATKDKDKLEMTIVVDGDPVLFNQYGVMAVNPKKQKHVKYKEAMEFINWLISKEGQSVIASFKDKNGNQLFIPNAR from the coding sequence CAGGGCAGGGTATGGAGAAGACCCAGAGGATAGCAAATGAAAAACGTGCTTATACACTAACAGACAGGGGGACATGGCTTGCTACAAAGGATAAAGACAAACTTGAAATGACGATTGTTGTTGATGGAGATCCAGTTCTGTTTAATCAATATGGTGTCATGGCTGTAAACCCTAAAAAACAGAAACATGTAAAATATAAAGAAGCCATGGAATTTATTAACTGGCTTATTTCTAAAGAAGGGCAAAGTGTTATAGCCTCTTTTAAAGATAAAAATGGCAATCAATTATTTATACCAAATGCAAGGTAA
- a CDS encoding ABC transporter permease, with protein MDSIIDGLRKALFLILSLDPELLGIIFLSLKVSVTALIIATLIGLPLGLIIGLKRFPTRGLIITLLNTFMGLPPVVVGLFLYLLLSRRGPFGFLSLLYTPYAMIIAQCILAFPIVAALSHSAIIKVDPLIKQASQTLGAKPSQVTATVINEARYGIMSGIIAALGRVMAEVGAILIVGGNIAGYTRVITTTIALETDKGNFELALALGIILLILSFIINMFLYLIQKKGVIQIA; from the coding sequence ATGGATTCAATTATAGATGGACTTAGAAAAGCATTATTTCTCATTCTAAGTCTTGATCCAGAGTTATTAGGTATAATTTTTTTATCTCTTAAGGTTTCAGTTACAGCCTTGATAATAGCCACATTAATAGGGCTTCCTTTAGGTTTAATTATAGGATTGAAAAGATTTCCAACGAGGGGATTAATTATTACCTTACTGAATACTTTTATGGGTCTTCCCCCTGTTGTTGTAGGACTTTTTCTATATCTTCTCTTGTCTCGAAGGGGTCCTTTTGGATTTCTGTCTCTGCTATACACACCTTACGCAATGATTATTGCACAATGTATCCTTGCATTTCCGATTGTTGCAGCTCTATCACATTCGGCTATTATAAAGGTTGACCCCCTAATAAAACAGGCTTCTCAGACCCTTGGTGCTAAACCTTCTCAAGTAACTGCTACTGTTATTAACGAAGCGAGATACGGAATAATGTCAGGGATAATTGCTGCCCTTGGGAGGGTAATGGCTGAAGTAGGTGCAATATTAATTGTTGGAGGCAATATTGCAGGTTATACAAGAGTTATTACTACAACCATAGCCCTCGAAACAGATAAAGGAAATTTTGAACTTGCACTTGCTCTTGGTATTATACTTCTTATTCTGTCATTTATAATAAACATGTTCTTATACTTAATACAGAAAAAAGGAGTAATCCAAATCGCATAA
- a CDS encoding ATP-binding cassette domain-containing protein, which yields MNLRLSVSNIYRNYNGKNVLNNCSFSFEKSGTYVLMGPNGSGKSTFLRICALLENPDEGNVNYFIGRDMLKKDIELMRRITLLLPKVGVFNTTVFKNVAYGLKIRGIKDNEMKEKVYKALDFVGMSHKSKQNALTLSSGETQRLGIARAIAFDPEILFLDEPTASVDQENTTLIEDIILRMKKKGDSIVIITTHDISQAERLADWLLIMKDGRIFSN from the coding sequence ATGAATTTGAGACTGAGTGTTTCAAATATTTATAGAAATTACAATGGGAAAAATGTACTGAATAACTGTTCTTTTTCATTTGAAAAAAGTGGAACTTATGTATTGATGGGACCAAATGGAAGTGGAAAATCAACCTTCCTTAGAATATGTGCCTTACTCGAAAATCCTGATGAGGGAAATGTTAATTATTTCATAGGAAGAGATATGCTGAAGAAGGATATTGAACTAATGCGAAGAATAACTCTTTTATTGCCAAAGGTCGGGGTCTTTAATACGACTGTATTTAAGAATGTTGCTTATGGTCTTAAAATAAGGGGTATAAAAGATAATGAAATGAAAGAAAAGGTATATAAGGCACTTGATTTTGTTGGAATGTCTCATAAAAGTAAACAAAATGCATTAACCCTTTCGAGTGGTGAGACCCAGCGACTCGGTATTGCAAGAGCAATTGCCTTTGACCCTGAGATTCTTTTTCTTGATGAACCGACCGCATCAGTTGATCAGGAAAATACAACCCTCATAGAAGATATTATTTTAAGGATGAAGAAAAAAGGAGATTCAATTGTTATTATAACGACACATGACATATCACAGGCTGAAAGACTTGCAGACTGGTTGCTGATTATGAAGGATGGACGAATTTTTTCTAATTAA
- a CDS encoding DUF134 domain-containing protein codes for MPRPQKTRCVQCKPGVTYFKPRGIPLVELEEICITIDELEALRLADYEGLYHEDAASSMKISRQTFGRILDSAHKKVAECLLKGRALKIQTKNREE; via the coding sequence ATGCCTAGGCCTCAGAAAACCAGATGTGTTCAATGTAAGCCGGGTGTTACATATTTTAAACCAAGAGGTATTCCACTTGTAGAACTCGAAGAGATATGCATTACGATTGATGAACTTGAGGCGCTTAGGCTTGCTGATTATGAAGGTCTATACCATGAAGATGCTGCTTCGAGCATGAAGATTTCGAGGCAGACATTCGGAAGGATACTTGATAGCGCACATAAAAAAGTTGCTGAATGTCTTTTAAAAGGTAGGGCATTAAAAATACAGACTAAAAACAGGGAGGAGTAA
- a CDS encoding diguanylate cyclase codes for MKICFPVLNPDGLESEVYGHFGSAPSFIIVDTDTNEVTTINNKDQHHAHGACNPLRAFDNHKVDSLIVGGIGGGALNKLNSEGIRVFQAKAKTVRENIELLKGKNLLEFSLQQCCPGHTHKSGCKH; via the coding sequence ATGAAGATTTGTTTTCCAGTTTTAAATCCTGATGGTTTAGAAAGTGAGGTTTATGGCCATTTTGGTTCTGCGCCTTCGTTTATTATCGTTGATACTGATACGAATGAAGTCACCACAATAAATAATAAGGACCAGCATCATGCTCATGGTGCCTGTAATCCCCTTAGAGCTTTTGATAACCATAAAGTTGATTCATTAATAGTTGGTGGTATCGGAGGCGGTGCTCTGAATAAGCTGAATTCAGAGGGTATAAGAGTATTTCAGGCTAAGGCTAAAACAGTCAGGGAGAATATTGAACTCCTGAAGGGGAAAAATCTGCTTGAATTCTCGTTACAACAGTGTTGTCCAGGACATACACACAAATCAGGATGTAAACATTAA
- a CDS encoding phosphotransferase, with the protein MNLSVFILAAGLGERLKPITDYIPKPLIPILGKPVLQSILEKVSALPINKIGINICHKKDVLKNWVKNSSFSNNVELFPEDPILGTGGALKNAEAFLKNSIFLVHNSDIISDIDLVKLIEFHNASKNLATLAVHNYPEFNKLFIDNNGFLKRIEVNREAKAIERLVAFTGIAVYQPEFLEFLPPGTSSVVNAWAKALSAGYKIGTFDVTGCSWSDIGTPVSYAKTVFNELKKIGETVYIHPSVNWCKDIKFDGYIVFEKGSVLSKNVTLRNCILLADTKINIRTNEPPSIDKEGYFFENCILGSKFKIDFSESDIFESDNNSVFLIGTGGSDRKYYRVRSHKHPIILMQSPDHDSDFQRHIEYTQFFNKYSIPVPKLIDVDTNKKQALFEDLGDLTLYSWLKCPRETEEIERIYKKVLDIMVSIHTSVTEHVSECPLLKNRIFDYEYLKWETHYFVERFVDGIKNVRVKNLSALYDDFHRLALKVDSFHKTIVHRDFQSQNIMITKRNIPKIVDYQGARIGPPAYDIASLLWDPYYRLADNMKERLLNYYIKKINVAQEEQSQFTKGHLMTTEQEIRESLLPCRLQRHMQALGAYGFLSKIKGKKYFLKYIPEGLRLLKEDVSLSKSDYPILFELVMQL; encoded by the coding sequence ATGAACCTTTCAGTATTCATTTTGGCTGCTGGTCTTGGTGAAAGGCTGAAACCGATTACAGATTATATTCCTAAACCTCTAATTCCAATACTTGGGAAACCTGTTTTACAATCTATCCTTGAAAAAGTCTCTGCTTTACCAATAAACAAAATAGGAATAAATATTTGTCACAAAAAAGATGTGTTAAAAAATTGGGTTAAAAATTCATCATTCAGTAATAATGTTGAACTTTTCCCTGAAGATCCTATTCTCGGCACAGGTGGAGCTTTAAAAAATGCTGAGGCATTTCTAAAAAATAGTATTTTCCTTGTTCATAATTCAGACATTATTTCTGATATAGATTTAGTTAAACTGATTGAATTTCACAATGCATCAAAAAATCTTGCCACCCTTGCAGTGCATAATTATCCAGAATTCAATAAGCTTTTTATTGACAATAACGGGTTTCTTAAAAGAATTGAAGTGAATAGAGAAGCTAAGGCAATCGAGAGATTAGTTGCTTTTACAGGTATTGCTGTTTACCAGCCTGAATTCCTTGAATTTCTTCCACCGGGGACATCAAGTGTAGTTAATGCATGGGCAAAAGCCTTATCCGCAGGATACAAAATAGGAACCTTTGATGTAACAGGTTGTTCATGGAGTGACATCGGCACCCCTGTTTCATATGCGAAAACAGTTTTTAATGAACTAAAAAAGATCGGTGAAACTGTATATATCCATCCATCTGTAAACTGGTGCAAAGATATTAAATTTGATGGATATATAGTATTCGAAAAAGGAAGTGTTTTATCTAAAAACGTTACCCTAAGAAATTGTATCTTGCTTGCTGATACTAAGATTAATATAAGAACCAATGAACCTCCCTCTATTGATAAAGAAGGGTATTTTTTCGAAAACTGCATCCTTGGTTCTAAATTTAAAATTGATTTCAGCGAGTCAGATATATTCGAATCGGATAATAACAGTGTTTTTCTCATTGGAACAGGGGGCTCCGACAGAAAATATTATAGAGTAAGAAGTCACAAACATCCAATTATACTTATGCAAAGTCCTGACCATGATTCTGATTTTCAGAGGCATATTGAATACACTCAGTTTTTCAACAAATATTCCATTCCTGTTCCGAAATTGATCGATGTAGACACCAATAAAAAACAAGCACTCTTTGAAGACCTTGGAGACCTTACACTCTATAGTTGGCTAAAATGCCCTCGTGAAACTGAAGAGATAGAGAGGATATATAAAAAGGTTCTTGATATCATGGTTTCAATACACACTTCAGTGACTGAACATGTTTCAGAATGTCCACTTCTTAAGAATAGAATATTCGATTATGAATATCTCAAATGGGAGACACACTACTTTGTCGAAAGATTTGTTGATGGGATAAAAAATGTTAGAGTGAAAAATCTTTCAGCTTTATATGATGATTTTCACCGTTTAGCATTAAAAGTTGATTCATTCCATAAAACGATTGTGCACCGTGATTTTCAATCACAGAATATCATGATCACAAAAAGAAATATTCCAAAAATAGTTGATTATCAGGGAGCAAGAATAGGACCTCCTGCTTATGACATCGCTTCACTCTTATGGGATCCATACTATCGACTTGCGGATAATATGAAAGAAAGGCTTTTGAATTACTACATTAAAAAAATAAATGTTGCTCAAGAAGAACAATCTCAATTTACCAAAGGGCACCTGATGACTACCGAGCAAGAAATCAGGGAATCACTTCTCCCGTGCCGGCTCCAGCGACATATGCAAGCCCTTGGGGCTTATGGATTTTTATCTAAAATAAAAGGAAAAAAATATTTCCTTAAATACATTCCTGAGGGCTTGAGGTTGTTAAAAGAAGATGTATCTCTCTCAAAAAGCGATTATCCGATATTGTTTGAACTCGTTATGCAATTATAG
- a CDS encoding DUF1343 domain-containing protein has translation MKLIKKKANYSIQTGLDLFDKKWPKHLNDSRIGILVHPASINRNLKHAVELFIKSKKFMLKALFGPQHGLYGETQDNMIEWDGFIDRKTGLPVFSLYGHTRKPEPSILKDIDVMVIDLQDIGSRYYTFIWTMELCMQACAETGKAIIILDRPNPINGDIIEGPVLKMPYASFVGQRPLPVRHGMTIGEIGIYLKNEIYHSLNLHVIHMTGWKRKMWFNETGLPWVMPSPNMPTVETATVYPGMCLLEGTNISEGRGTTRPFEIFGAPFITPEKVVNRLKEYKLQGVFFRPMHFLPTFQKHTGKLCGGAQIHIINKERFKPFKTGVAVIKTIYDLYPEYFSWKLPPYEYEYKRMPIDILVGTDKLRKDIEKGEKLDRMEEWWEEECLQFNRTVRKKYLIYK, from the coding sequence ATGAAATTAATTAAAAAAAAGGCTAACTATTCAATTCAAACAGGACTTGATCTGTTCGATAAAAAATGGCCCAAACATTTAAATGATTCTCGTATTGGTATTTTGGTACATCCCGCCTCGATTAACAGGAATTTAAAACACGCTGTTGAACTGTTTATCAAGTCAAAAAAATTCATGCTAAAAGCACTCTTTGGACCTCAACATGGTTTATATGGAGAAACTCAGGATAATATGATTGAATGGGATGGATTTATTGATAGGAAAACCGGCCTGCCCGTTTTCAGCCTCTATGGACACACCAGAAAACCTGAGCCATCCATTTTGAAAGATATTGATGTGATGGTGATTGATCTTCAGGATATCGGGTCACGCTATTATACATTTATCTGGACAATGGAACTCTGTATGCAGGCGTGTGCAGAAACGGGGAAAGCAATTATTATACTTGACAGACCAAATCCAATAAATGGCGACATTATAGAAGGACCTGTTTTGAAGATGCCATATGCATCTTTTGTAGGACAACGACCTCTGCCTGTTCGTCATGGCATGACAATTGGAGAAATAGGTATTTATTTAAAAAATGAAATTTATCATTCCCTGAATCTCCATGTTATACACATGACAGGGTGGAAACGAAAAATGTGGTTTAATGAAACAGGACTGCCTTGGGTAATGCCTTCCCCGAATATGCCCACGGTTGAAACGGCTACTGTATATCCTGGCATGTGTCTTCTTGAAGGCACAAATATAAGTGAAGGCAGAGGAACTACCAGACCATTCGAAATATTTGGAGCTCCATTTATCACTCCTGAAAAGGTCGTAAATCGTTTGAAAGAATACAAACTGCAGGGTGTTTTTTTCAGACCCATGCATTTTCTGCCAACCTTTCAAAAACATACAGGAAAATTATGCGGAGGTGCACAGATCCATATTATTAATAAAGAAAGATTCAAACCGTTCAAAACCGGAGTAGCTGTTATCAAAACAATATATGATCTCTATCCAGAATACTTCTCATGGAAACTGCCGCCATATGAATATGAATATAAGAGGATGCCAATTGATATCCTTGTTGGAACAGATAAACTGAGAAAAGATATCGAAAAAGGGGAAAAGCTTGATAGAATGGAAGAATGGTGGGAAGAGGAATGTCTGCAATTTAATAGAACCGTCAGAAAAAAATATCTGATTTACAAATGA
- a CDS encoding MerR family transcriptional regulator: MLNKKDTTKFIKDKSEMPLYTIGVVSELLGTTNQTLRLYEKHGLIKPFRKNKNRFYSENDIKWLSCVRDLIHQKKISIEGIKKLLNYAPCWEITDCSDKKKNTCLAYKERVKPCWEMNKMICSRNIGKACEDCVIFLQSKKST; this comes from the coding sequence ATGTTAAACAAAAAAGATACAACAAAATTTATCAAAGATAAAAGTGAGATGCCCCTTTATACAATAGGGGTTGTTTCTGAACTATTGGGAACAACAAATCAAACTTTGCGTCTCTATGAAAAACACGGCCTCATTAAACCGTTTCGCAAAAACAAGAATAGATTTTATTCAGAGAATGACATTAAATGGTTATCATGTGTCAGGGATCTGATACATCAAAAAAAAATCAGCATTGAAGGCATAAAAAAACTTTTAAATTATGCTCCGTGTTGGGAGATTACAGACTGTTCTGACAAAAAAAAGAATACCTGTCTTGCCTATAAAGAGAGAGTCAAACCCTGTTGGGAAATGAATAAAATGATCTGTAGCCGTAATATAGGAAAAGCATGTGAAGATTGCGTAATATTCCTTCAGAGCAAAAAGTCCACTTAA
- a CDS encoding WD40 repeat domain-containing protein: MSEKTQWDWDTKEKLIADINEWKKKFPAIRELVPSDDGEKIATIIKTEDRRFTTCVNGETWEETFERVYSLKFNPDNQLISLVFRDYEWAVAVDHEMWEEKFDFLWNLTLSPDGKSIAVNIRTGEMTSGVCLNGQTWENNFPEARDLIMSPDGKRTASHVQVRPRPELDILGFLNKNWTAAVDGVAWDNTFLILWGGVFSDDSNHVAATVMTDMSQYTIAVDGIPWDKVFGAAWEPIFKPKSSDVVAPVQTPQGWTLAMNGKPIWGNFSQVWKQKYSPDGRKLAAVVAVDVGKWTVAVDGTPWSTVFNQMVLSPVFSLSGEKIAVVVKNNNKWTIAINGSAWAETFDNIWDPVFSPAGDAVAAKAEKDGLYFVVVNGKVGKKGYESLWPPVFSPDGTKLLVRAVDNGKYYRRIVPVGEI; encoded by the coding sequence ATGAGTGAAAAAACCCAGTGGGATTGGGATACGAAAGAAAAACTTATCGCAGATATAAACGAATGGAAAAAGAAATTTCCTGCAATACGTGAACTTGTACCAAGTGATGATGGAGAGAAAATAGCTACTATAATTAAAACCGAAGATAGAAGATTCACTACTTGTGTAAATGGAGAGACGTGGGAAGAAACATTTGAAAGGGTTTATTCACTGAAATTTAATCCTGATAATCAATTAATTTCCCTTGTTTTTAGAGATTATGAATGGGCTGTTGCAGTTGATCACGAAATGTGGGAAGAAAAATTTGATTTTCTATGGAATCTTACTCTAAGCCCTGATGGTAAGAGTATTGCTGTCAATATACGAACAGGTGAGATGACAAGTGGTGTGTGCTTAAATGGTCAAACGTGGGAAAATAATTTTCCTGAGGCAAGGGACCTCATTATGAGTCCGGATGGGAAAAGAACAGCGTCACATGTTCAGGTTAGGCCGCGTCCTGAACTTGACATCCTGGGTTTCCTTAATAAGAACTGGACGGCTGCAGTAGACGGAGTTGCGTGGGATAACACTTTCTTAATTCTCTGGGGAGGTGTTTTTAGTGATGACAGTAATCATGTAGCAGCAACTGTAATGACTGATATGTCACAATATACAATTGCTGTGGATGGGATACCATGGGATAAGGTTTTTGGTGCAGCTTGGGAGCCAATCTTTAAACCTAAAAGCTCTGATGTCGTTGCCCCTGTTCAGACTCCACAAGGCTGGACACTAGCCATGAATGGTAAGCCAATATGGGGTAATTTTTCACAGGTGTGGAAACAAAAATATAGCCCTGATGGACGTAAACTAGCTGCTGTTGTCGCAGTTGATGTAGGAAAATGGACAGTAGCAGTGGATGGTACACCATGGAGCACTGTATTTAATCAAATGGTATTGTCTCCTGTTTTCAGTCTGAGTGGGGAGAAGATTGCAGTTGTAGTAAAAAATAATAATAAATGGACTATAGCTATAAATGGTTCGGCGTGGGCTGAAACTTTCGATAACATTTGGGATCCTGTTTTCAGTCCTGCTGGTGATGCTGTAGCAGCAAAGGCTGAAAAAGATGGTCTTTATTTTGTTGTTGTTAACGGAAAAGTCGGGAAGAAAGGATATGAGTCACTATGGCCTCCTGTTTTCAGTCCTGACGGAACAAAGCTCTTAGTGCGTGCTGTTGATAATGGTAAATATTACCGCAGGATTGTACCTGTAGGTGAAATTTAA
- a CDS encoding nitrate reductase — MEFLTSTALYNFLRGPLVWVTFFVFIVGSIYKLYTLINLAKKEKVIFPFISLKATLKSLLHWVIPFASRNWRLRPVITTFTFLFHICLVFTPIFLLSHNILWYESWGITWWTLAESTADIMTIVVISACIFFFLRRIIASEVRFVTFTSDYVILAISFMPFLTGFLAYHQWLLPHKAMVNLHIFFGEIMLMAIPFTRLGHMFYFFLTRSWMGSNFSLWGTRDW, encoded by the coding sequence ATGGAATTTTTAACAAGTACAGCACTATATAATTTTCTTAGAGGGCCTCTTGTATGGGTTACTTTTTTTGTTTTTATTGTAGGTAGTATCTATAAACTTTATACTTTGATTAATCTGGCAAAAAAAGAAAAAGTAATTTTTCCGTTCATAAGCTTAAAAGCTACGCTCAAATCACTCCTTCATTGGGTTATTCCTTTTGCCTCAAGAAACTGGAGATTGAGACCCGTAATAACAACTTTTACTTTTCTTTTTCATATATGTTTGGTTTTTACGCCTATATTTCTTCTTTCCCACAATATCCTCTGGTATGAATCATGGGGAATAACATGGTGGACTTTAGCTGAAAGCACAGCAGATATTATGACTATAGTAGTTATTTCTGCTTGTATTTTTTTCTTTTTAAGAAGGATTATTGCTTCTGAAGTAAGATTTGTTACATTTACTTCAGATTATGTAATACTTGCAATTTCTTTTATGCCGTTCTTAACTGGTTTTCTTGCATATCACCAATGGTTACTTCCTCATAAAGCCATGGTGAATCTTCATATATTTTTTGGTGAGATAATGTTAATGGCAATACCATTCACCAGATTAGGGCATATGTTCTATTTCTTCTTAACCAGGTCATGGATGGGTTCTAACTTTTCACTCTGGGGAACAAGAGACTGGTAG
- a CDS encoding (Fe-S)-binding protein translates to MATVSKEKEVQKEKYVSKYFKEYVRDIIPDIGLDETVKRLTPEKIEKTIKSVIGKSSSRIKAVMETCIHCGLCAEACQWYLSYDKDPTYAPVAKMRMTIWEMIKRDGKVDAEFIKQCARIVFTECNICHRCSMYCPYGLDITFIIGMVRRICFLLGVMPQRQFDQAEAHIATQNQVWMSQNDWIDAVQWIESESGADFKDLRIPMDVEGADIMFLPLGAEPKTGTYHLDRTAKIMLVAGVKWTLPEKDTWDSSNMSMFVRDFVTMQRIVRGLYENAARLRVKTLMLTEUGHPRFATSFVAPPMLGYKELPFEVKQTGEVYYDLLKSGKIKIDKSKKIKEPVTLQDPCNIIRRAGAAEKFRYIVNETCEDFREMTPNKEHNFCCNAGGGLAALSNWAAHKAKGNRVKAEQIKKTGAKIVITPCHNCSTGIKDVIKIWNLGLKNMFFDEIIVNTMVIPEEFKLKAG, encoded by the coding sequence ATGGCAACAGTATCAAAAGAAAAAGAAGTACAAAAAGAAAAATATGTCAGCAAATATTTTAAAGAATATGTTAGGGATATAATTCCAGATATCGGTCTTGATGAAACAGTAAAAAGACTTACTCCAGAAAAAATAGAAAAGACCATTAAATCAGTTATAGGAAAAAGCTCTTCAAGAATAAAGGCAGTAATGGAGACATGTATTCATTGTGGATTATGTGCAGAGGCTTGTCAATGGTATCTTTCTTACGATAAAGACCCGACATATGCACCTGTTGCAAAAATGCGCATGACAATATGGGAGATGATAAAAAGAGATGGTAAAGTTGATGCAGAATTCATAAAACAATGTGCAAGGATAGTATTCACCGAGTGCAATATATGTCATCGCTGTAGTATGTATTGTCCGTATGGTTTGGATATAACATTTATTATAGGTATGGTGCGTCGTATTTGTTTCCTTCTGGGTGTTATGCCTCAACGCCAATTTGATCAGGCAGAAGCGCATATAGCAACACAAAATCAGGTCTGGATGTCTCAGAATGACTGGATTGATGCTGTTCAATGGATTGAAAGTGAATCAGGTGCGGATTTTAAAGATCTGCGTATTCCTATGGATGTGGAGGGAGCAGACATTATGTTTTTACCACTGGGTGCAGAACCAAAGACAGGCACATATCATCTGGATCGAACAGCGAAAATTATGCTTGTTGCAGGTGTTAAATGGACATTGCCAGAAAAAGATACATGGGACAGCAGTAACATGTCAATGTTTGTCCGTGATTTTGTGACTATGCAACGGATTGTCCGGGGGTTATATGAGAACGCAGCAAGACTAAGAGTAAAAACGTTGATGTTAACGGAGTGAGGGCATCCACGTTTTGCCACAAGTTTTGTGGCACCGCCGATGCTGGGATACAAAGAACTTCCTTTTGAAGTAAAACAAACAGGTGAAGTTTATTATGACCTTTTAAAGAGTGGAAAGATAAAGATAGATAAATCGAAAAAGATTAAAGAGCCTGTTACTCTTCAGGATCCATGTAATATCATAAGAAGGGCAGGAGCAGCAGAGAAATTCAGATATATCGTAAATGAAACATGTGAGGACTTTAGAGAAATGACTCCAAACAAAGAGCATAATTTCTGCTGTAACGCGGGTGGTGGATTAGCTGCGCTGTCAAACTGGGCTGCCCATAAAGCAAAAGGAAACAGGGTTAAGGCTGAACAGATTAAGAAAACAGGTGCAAAAATTGTTATTACCCCATGCCATAATTGTAGTACCGGTATAAAAGATGTTATAAAGATCTGGAACCTCGGTCTCAAGAATATGTTTTTTGATGAAATAATAGTAAATACAATGGTAATTCCTGAGGAATTTAAACTTAAAGCAGGATAA
- a CDS encoding 4Fe-4S dicluster domain-containing protein, translating into MGINRRDFFKKSVIIAGSALIGTSSKAYAQNVANEKNWKLWEKRKGIISEDRYGVLVDTTRCIGCRRCEWACNEWNKNPNRPIQEFEASVSQTDSVFNHIRRMHAQNFTVVNRYYSPKDGKPIYVKRQCMHCEEPGCLSACFVDAFRKTSEGSVLYNPGVCIGCRYCMIACPFDVPAYEYNEPLNPQVTKCTMCYDRITTEGVVPACVEICPAEVMTFGKRSELIKLAHERIRNNPGKYVEHVYGEREVGGTCWLYLSSVPFNQIGFKTDIGETPIPKTSKGYLFAVKMFEIVGAWPLVFGAYYAISKARKKHTSSHDTSSEKKGESHGAKH; encoded by the coding sequence ATGGGAATTAATAGAAGGGACTTCTTTAAAAAGAGCGTCATAATCGCGGGCTCAGCGTTAATCGGTACGAGTTCAAAAGCTTATGCTCAGAATGTCGCTAATGAAAAGAACTGGAAACTTTGGGAGAAAAGAAAAGGCATTATTTCTGAAGATCGTTATGGTGTTCTTGTTGATACAACACGTTGTATTGGATGTAGAAGATGTGAATGGGCATGCAATGAATGGAATAAGAATCCGAATAGGCCTATACAAGAATTTGAAGCATCAGTATCTCAGACAGATTCTGTCTTTAATCATATAAGAAGGATGCATGCGCAGAACTTTACAGTAGTGAACCGCTACTATAGCCCAAAAGATGGTAAACCCATATATGTCAAGAGACAGTGTATGCATTGTGAAGAGCCAGGCTGTTTATCAGCATGTTTTGTTGATGCTTTCAGAAAAACCTCCGAGGGTTCGGTACTCTATAATCCAGGTGTTTGTATAGGATGTCGTTATTGTATGATAGCCTGCCCCTTCGATGTGCCAGCATATGAGTATAATGAACCACTTAATCCTCAAGTTACGAAATGTACCATGTGCTACGACAGGATTACAACAGAAGGTGTAGTCCCTGCATGTGTAGAGATATGCCCAGCAGAAGTAATGACTTTTGGTAAAAGAAGCGAATTAATAAAGCTTGCGCATGAGAGAATAAGAAACAATCCTGGTAAATATGTTGAACATGTTTACGGAGAACGTGAAGTGGGTGGAACTTGTTGGTTATATCTTTCATCTGTTCCTTTCAACCAAATCGGTTTTAAGACAGATATAGGAGAAACACCGATCCCGAAAACAAGCAAGGGGTATCTTTTTGCGGTAAAGATGTTTGAGATTGTTGGTGCCTGGCCACTCGTTTTCGGTGCATACTATGCGATATCAAAAGCTCGTAAGAAACATACCTCGAGCCATGACACATCTTCAGAGAAGAAAGGAGAAAGCCATGGCGCAAAACACTAA